gtgtgtgtgtgtgtgtgtgtgtgtgtgtgtgtgtgtgtgtgtgtgtgtgtgtgtgtgtgtgtgtgtgtgtgtgtgtgtgtgtgttttcttttcttttcaagtCTAAGCAGCATTCCTCTATTACAACACTCATTTCCCAGAGCCACCGTTTGTTATTCAACAAAAGTAGCAATTAAAAGAAACCTAACATCCATCCTGATTCCTGTAATTGAACTTCTTCTCCATTTGTCCAGTTGGGTTGCAGGTGTTCGATAATGCTGCTCATGTGTATTGCACATTAAGTTCAAGCTTGGGGTTTATTTGCTAGCTGGAGGCCCAGCAACCAATCATGTGCAATATATGAGGTATTCTCTTCATTAATAAAgagtaatatttttcttttgtatcaTTTCTTACATTGTACTTTTCACAAAAACCAAACTCTGCTGAACACATTATGGCAGTTCATCTAAGGTGACAGACTTTCTGCACAGTTGTGTCTTATAAAACTGTTAACCATATTGCTTTGGGGGCAAAATATTAAAAGATACCAATAGTGTCACCTTAACTTATAGTTAAAGTTTACGTTATTGTACAGTGCACCCCTGAAATGACAAGCTACgtatgtgtgtggtggggggggggagtcCGGGGATGGCACTGAAATGCATCAAACAGCACTGAGGAGAGGACGACTGACTTCTTGGCATGTTAAAGTTTGGAGTTTACCAGCCCTtggcaaataaactgaaaagttCATGAAGTACATGGCATCTGGGTAATATGGTAGGGGCACATACAGTACGTCATGTTACTATCACATCTGGACAAAAAATGTTCATCATTAACTGAATCCCTAATCTAGGCTACATGCAAAAGTACCGTGAAGGTCAGTCCTCCTGCTCCTCACTGTCCTGCCGGCCGTCTGTCCTCTTCTCTTTATGACAAGAAAAGATTCGTCGCATCTCCTCCTCATACCTGATGAAATTCTCTCCAAATCTGGCCCAGGCTTTCAGGGGAACTGTGATGGTGTTTCTATACGGCTGGCGCACTTcactaatttttaaaaagatgccGTACCGGTTTGAACCCACGTCAAAGTAAAACCTTTTGTTGTCCACTCGGAAAGATGCAGCCTCTGGAAGCTCGGGATTATCGTTGCGATTCCTGGACCCTGCTCGGCCGCGGTCGTCGCTCTCTTCGTCCCCGTAGTCTTCAATGAGCTGTGACAGAGCGTCTCTAAACTCAATAAGCCCCTGTGCGGGTAGCACTATGGTCTGTTCGATGCCCTGGCCATAGTAGCCCATTGTGCCGTGTCCTTTGCTCACAGTCTGTCGTATGCGGAGGAACCTACCTCTCTGGTTCTCTTTTAGGTCCAGAAAGTACTTTCTGTTGTCTCTCTCAATAAATTCGCTCTTGAGGACACGGTGTGCGTGATCGTCGGACACGGCCGAGCCGGTGGGAGACAGGGTCGTGTGCTGCTCCTGCGCTCTTTTGCGGGAGTCATTCCCGCGGCCCTGACCATTGTTACTGTGCTCGTCGACCTGCGGAGGCGCCAGCCCTCCCCGCAGTCCAATGCGGGCGTAATAATCTATAAAGTCTCCCAGACAGTAGCGTAGAGCGGGAGCCATCGACATAGACAACGTCAGCTTGCTCTTTCTGATGTTATCATGACGGCCCCTTCCTATCCACACCTCTGCTATTTTGAGGAAACGGCCGCGTACACTCTGCTTGACATCCAGATAGAAGCGTTTCTTCTGGATGTCGACGCGTTTGGAAGCTAATTCCTGGATGTCATTTCCTTGCTGCTGTGACCAGGTCTGAACATATTGCTGAGGAAATGCATGTCTTGGTAAAGAGTCTGATGCAATCTTACCCCTGCCTCTTTCCATTCCTTTGCAACAGCCATCAGCCATCATGATTTATATTCCACCACTAGACAGCACAGGACAAAGCGTTCGTCCATTCCAGATGGGAATTAATAGGCGAATAAAGCAGGCTTACTCATACAACTTGCAGGAGCAACACACAATTTAGCGAGATGCCTCGAATGACCTGAAAATGGCAGCTAGTTTGGAGTCATCAGCTGGTTGACTTTCTGTGTCCCGAGTAAAGGTCAAGTTCTCCTATTTAGCTATTTCCAGTTCAAACTTCCATTCCATTTTCTATCAAGTATTTGCCTTATACCTCCCCTTTTACTAAGGAAGCCAAGGAAGCAGCCAACCTGAAATGGGAGGAGGCGTCCAATACTACATGAACCCGATGAAcccatccacccccccaccccgtcCTGAGAATACCTCAGTTAAAGAGACACGGCTTTTATTATACTGAAGGTTGTAATTCTGATATACTCTCACTTCACACTCATCTACTATCTAAATATTGATTAATAAGGGGAACAATGCATTAATCCAGCCCTGGAGTCACTGAATAAAAGATATTTATAAGATAAGACAGAATTCACGCGATTATTAtgacaggaaacaaaaatcaTGAATGATACAAATTACGGTATTTGTAAATCAGAACAGGGATTTGaaataaaatgccaaaatgGTAAAATGTAAAGCAATGGCTGGGTCAGAgagtcagactgctggctttaGACTCTCAACAATACTGTCGTGTATTTTTTTAGACAATTTTTCCACATCTACAACAATCTCTGTGTTACATATATTTTCAGTGTAACTACACTGGGTGGCTAGCACTGTCGCTTCACAGAAAGAATGTTCCTGGTTTGAATCTCCTGTTCGGCTagtgcctttctgtgtggagttcgtGTTCCCCTTGTGCCCACCTGGGTTATCTTCTTCCACAGGTCAGGTTAATTTCTGATTGTAAAGTTGCCCTGGGCTTGAGCTAGATAAAGTGCTGAATGTGTGGCAAAATGTGACTTGAAGTCTaaattggggtggctgtggctcaggaggtagtaCAGGTCATCTACTGATTGGAAGTCTGGTGGTTCAATTctacagtctgcatgccaaagtatccttgagcaagatgtTTTATATAGctagtgaacattttgtcctgaaagctgatgtgttagaagcagaaaaaattGGGAGCATAAGGATTTGACAAGAGCCAAACTGGAGTCGGATCATCGctgaaactgcagctcttgtagGGTGttgctggtctgcagtggtcagttcCAGGTTCATAGTAGTGAACCAGCAACAGGATCATGGGCCATCAAGGCTCACCTGGGCATTAAAGGCTAGCCTGTGTGAGCCGGCCCAACAGACAAACTACTGCAGCTCAAATTACTGaaaaagttcatgctggttctgatagaaaggtgtgaGAATACATATTGCATCGCAgattgttgtgtatggggcagtcagggtgtccatattattaaaaacaacaaaaaaaaagtgtttgtatgaatgggtgaatgaggcattgagtgctcaagtagaaaagCACCGTCTAAGAACCAGGTCATTTGGTTCActtgagcatcagaactggaccacggagCAAAGTAAGAAGGTgggctggtctgatgaatcacattttcttttacatcacatggatggcTGGGTGAATGaacttacctggggaacacttGGCGCTAGGATGCACTACAGGAAGAGGGCAAGCCAGTGGAGGCAGTTTGTTGCTTtaggcaatgttctgctgggaaaccttgggtgcTGTCATcaatgtggatgttactttgacatgtaccagCTACCTAAGcactgttgcagaccatgtacaccctttcatggaaatggcattccctgatggctgtggtctCTTTCACCAGGATAATGCACCCTACCACAAATCTAGTTTGAGGAGCACGATAAGAAGTTTGGGGTGTTGACCTGGCCCCCAAAGTCCGATCTATAGAATCCGgacctcacaacttacaggaccTAAAgaatctgttgctaacatcttggtgcagataccacagcacaacTTCAGGGGTGtagtcagggctgttttggcaccAAAAGGGAACCAACACAATTTTAGGGAAGTGGTCATAAGGTGATGTTTGACCGGTGTTCATTACACTGTAAATATTAACATAgtgcataattaaaaataaaaaaaagttgacaCAACTCAGTTTTTATCAACTTGTTAGTAACATTCACTTTATGTAAGTTACCAATAACTTGGGTTGAAAAAACTCAACTCAGTTTACTTGAGTTGGGATAAAACTCTACACTTGGAAATGTTGCTTTTCAGTGATGGAATATACATCTGTAAATGTAAAGTACATTTAATCTATATTGTACTTAAGTACTCAGAGGTAACCAGCCCTCCCCTCCCCCATTCCTCTTTctatatttcacattttattttccacagtcaTTAAGAATTAAATCAGTTGATAAATAATGTGCTGATTCTTCTCCCCTTCTTCCCCTTCTTCTTTTTGAGACATTTCCTGAGTTTAATGGAATTGTCAGCAATAATCTTGATCTTCTGCAGGTccaaactaactgaattaattAATGAAGGACATCAAGTGGATGGTAATTACTTTGGTTTTGCAGTTTATTAGTATTAATCTAGACCAATCAATTTTACTCCTGATTTGATTCATCCTTGGTAAAATTGCCTCTTTACTGatcttttctgtcttctgttaTTAGACTCCTGACATAACTGCACTGACTGTTGTCCTCAAAGGCATTCCAGTTATAACAACAGTTTGGTCTGCATTTCTTGAAAGGTCATTTCCAGTACTCCCACAAAATTAGTTAAGAGTTGTTACTTGGTCTCCACAGCACACATACAGTGAAGTATGCAAGCTTTTGAACAGTGAAATTTGTTTTGTGCTCAGATTATTCTACACTCCAACTGATGGCTACAGTATGTGACCACCTTGTGTTTGAAATGAAGTAATTACATTTGACATGGGGTAACCCATGTCCTCTTGAGGACTAAATGTACTTAGGGCCAACAACACACTGGAATGACAACTTCTATTGTTCTGTTACATGTAGCCAGTGAAAAAGAGGTGCTGTTTTAGTTGTGAATGTGACGCTAGTGCTGCTCTGGATCAGTCCTTCACTGGTTGAGTCTTAGCTAGATTTAATTGGATGCATACTTCTGGTAATTTTCCTAAGCATTAACATCATCTTTATTTTCatactataaaaataaacacacagtggGCCAAAACATTCAAAACCATTTATTACTGAAAAGTAATTTCAATTATCAGTATTATTGAACTGTTTGAAGGTTGCTGAGCTCCATCTTGGAGGTCCAGACAGTCAAAAGGGAAGTAGCAGATTCCAAATCTTTTTTGCAGCATACAAAATTAATAAACAGAGGGGAGTTTATGActcttttccttttacaaataGTCTTAGTCAAGTTTGCTTATAGTCATAAGCAAACTTGTGTATTTGTGGTTCAGTGTAAAAGCTTCAGAAGTGGTAAATATGTTTTTCTATACTTATGTGTAAAATTATCTATTATGTGAATTAATTGTTAAATGCTTACATGGTTTATTCTGGGAAGGGGCTTACACTTTTTAAGCTTGGGTTGATGCTCCTGAGTGAGAGTTCAAGGCTACCTGCCAGTTGTCCAGTAGTCATGGGCCGAGCctttggtttttgtttcagttgatTTCTGGGTTTCCTTAAGTTCTTTTGAAAAGtgttgagtttgtttttgtatagttttaattcttttgttgCTATAGCACCAGCCTGAGCTGCCTTGTTGTCAGCATTTGTAAATAAACTGCACGTCAGGTAAAGAGAATTCCCGCATCCATGTGTGCTTCCTCCACCACGTCTGTAGCCCTGTTACAATTCTACCAAGTTGGAGAGATGAGCCCTCCTTCACAGTTTGCATGCTGGCTGTTTGCAGAGTTAATGCTCCGTGCATCTCTAGCCCACATCCAATGCCATTATATTTAAGGGGATGTATGGTCAAAGACAATATTAAAGACTTGCTTCAGCAGTTTGCCTGTTATTTGGACTCACATGTACTTTGAATTTGGATCGCCCAAAATCCATGGCAACCATATTCTGGTTCATTTAGGCAGTAATGCTTAGATTGGAAAACAAACTCtccataaaaatattataacacAGTTATTTTAACATCATGTTCTGCAGTTGAATACaaaacaagtttgttgtttcAGATTGTGTCTTATAATTTAATGCATAAAAGCTGATATTTATGGACAAACTGCACTTGAAGCTAAACAATAAATAACTTTCATGTTGCTGTTTCAGTCATGTTATGGGCAGCTTAAAATTGgtttgaaaatatatatttaatctGAGACACAATGGATTTTAGATATTTTATTGTAAAGTTATTAAACTTTGAAAATGCATCACAAGGAAATATAACATTTAAATCTGATAATACTGTTAAGTGATTGAAGCTACAGCAGTTGCAGTATACTTATTTACTGATTAGCAGAACTGTCCAGTATCAGGATTtggttcaagttttttttttttttttaaaataaaggttgTGATGCAGGCAAATCTGCTGGTGCCtgttctttatttattattattttttaatcatagtTTGCACAACGTTTATGCTACTGGCTGTCATTGTCCTGAGTGATGTATTTTTGCACTTTGAATTCTTATTAATAATTAAGCATCCTCTGTTTTGGTTACAGTGTAAATGTCTCTCTGTCCCTGAGACAGACTGGCAGCCTCAAGCACCAAGAACACTGTTAAAGTATTGTGTGTGTTCTTCTGCGGCATCGCCCTGGTTCACTATAGAAATATGAGACTACACCACTGTTTATGCTGTATTTAAACCTTATTACAGAATATTTGAAATACTAAAAATTGTAGACATCCTAGGCTATTATCATCTGTAACTAATTAGTTAAATGCTTTTATGAGACATTTTCCAGACCTGTTCAATacaatgaataaaacatttgaaaggTTTAGGACAATGTGACAATAACAGCTTTGTGAGCTACTAATCACATTAATCACCACTTGGCTTTGGTATCTTCCATGTTCCAGCTGACAAGAACTTATGTTACATATGTATTCATGTATTCTAACATTGTAAAACTTTTATTTGTTGGCTACACTAAAAATTGGACTTGACAGTTTATCACATGAATGTTTTATGttcagaagaaaacaacaatcCTTAAAACAAATCTGAGCCAAAGTCATATTTCTGAGATTAGGAGCCTGATGATGTACATTCTGAAATGTAGTCAGAACACAGACTGCCTGCAGCCGGCTTTTAAAGTCACTTTAATCTACATTTAGTCCCATTTTTGAATCTTGAAGTCTTTTTCAGCCTCATattcactcaaatattcacatAAGAGCATTAAGAAACCTTTCCATCAGTGCAACTTACCTTCATTAATGACTAACTGAAAGCAGTCAGGTTATGTACAAAAACtcatctaactgggatttcagtacTTATTAAAGAAACAAACGTCTACAGATTAATTGGCTCCACTATGTGctttgtgtgtcagagagaaacTCAAATTTGTTGAAGTTAAACTCAGAACAGGTCCAGGAAGCAAGCAAACAGGTACCCCTCCAGGTCACTTGTATATTACTGAGAGCAGTTCATCAGAATGTCTGGAAAACACAAGGCCGTTGACTTTTCCCCGTATACTTTATTGTTAAGCTTCAATATGGTGTCATTTGAAAAAGACAGCATAAAATCAACAGTGATTGATAAGAGCTGGAGCAATGCtgtttatgaccacagtgaccACAATATCGTCTGAACACAGTAAGATGATAACAAGTTAAGATGTGATGCTTGCTCTGACAGACTGAGGTGAGAAGATGCACCTTCAAAAACAGCATCTAGCATGAACATTaggaaaactgaaaagaaaccGTTTCACCATTAACTGTAAAAGATTCATGTTCCATCTCAtaagtgcaataaaaaaaagaaagactacATTCACAAAAAGCTGTCACTTTTAAATTACAAATCATGAGACTGAGGACGTCTACAAAGAGACTTTTCTCAATTTCCTATTCTTCTTTTCCAAATGGCACTAGACTGCACTGCACAGGCACTGGCAGGTCATTAGCAGTTCACATTAGTATAAAACTGTAATATCTCGTTACATTTATGTGCAGTGTATATATTTATGCTGAAAAGACACTTCCTGTATGTTAAATGAGATATCTGAACATGCTGAACCTGCCACAGCTCTACATTAATACCTGATCAAACAGGAAAGGATGGACAAATCAAAGATAGCATTTAAATGTGCCTGCTGTAGTGGCCATCTCTCCCAGAACTTTAGTTCACGCTTGTGTCTcatatgtaaataataaaatagtttTCACACTTTCCAAGCATGTTGACGGTGTCAGTTTATTTACAAAGATATGGCTGTGTAATTTCTCAGAGTGAGTGCAAAGCAAGCAAACTACTGCTACAAGCTCTAATTCACATTGCTCTTTACAGAGTGCTATAATTGGGCGCTTTATATATTTGATTAAGTGCAAAACATATACTGGGACTTGTTCACTGCTTTGAAGACTTGAAATAAACACCAGGCATTAACAAAAGGTACAAGACCACATATGTAGGTGATGATCCATCTGAGTTCTTACTGTGGCCTGTAGCCACCCAGTTGAGGCATGTAACTGGAGACCGGTGCTGAGATCCATTCATCAGACTGACACTCTGTTGGTGCTGTCTGTTCAGTGTCTTCTTCCAGGGGACAGAAGTCCAGCACCTCTTGCTGCTCCATCTCCAACGGGTTGAAGCCATCACCATTGGTGGTGCTTTCATTCCCTACGTTGGGAGTAAAGCAGGGCTGTCTCTGGAAACACTGTCTGCTGGTCTCCTGCACCAACGTGTCTTGGTTCTCTTCACAGTCCAGCAGTGGCTGTGTGGACTCAGACCGTGAAAAAATGGACTGCTGGGGCAGAGAGCTTGGGTTCTGGCCCTTATAACCGCTGGAAGCTGCTACCACAGAGGAGTACTGAATAGTGCTGGCTGTGGTGTCAGCCATATCGCCACCCTCATCGCTGTCGGACACACTCTGACGAGGTGAGGACATGCAGGAGGAGCCACCGATTCCACTGCTGTGCTCCTCAGACAGATACTTGTCCTTTTTCAGAGGCAGGCTTGCCTTGTCCTCGTCAAATACACACTTTGCATCGCACATATCCACATTAAGCACACTGATGCCAGATAGACAGTTCTCTCTCGGTGCCTCGGCCTGCAGAGGAGGAACAGTTGAAGAGAAATATATCAAAGTTAATACAAAACTTACAGTGTTTAGGTATCCACAGATAAAGATGTCATCATTAGACAGTCAGCGCTCACATTAATCAGTTTTAAATGCTGTACATAACACACTAGCTTTAATAAGAAGACAAACTGGTGTAGTGACCAGAGGGATTCAGGAGATACTGAGGCCACttcacttttattattattttttttttaattgcaaaaaCTACAAATCAATAACCCATAGTGGCGAAGTGAAAACATGTAATAAGAAATCATTGCAAAAGGTTGCCTCTTTTGAACCACAACAAATCAGCCAATAGAACATCTATAGAGAAACCTGATGGCCGTTGACAGATGGTTCCTATCCAGTCTGATGGATTTCATTATGAGTTACTGTGTGCACAATCAGACCAAACCACTGCAGTTTATCTATTCAAAATTGA
The sequence above is drawn from the Archocentrus centrarchus isolate MPI-CPG fArcCen1 unplaced genomic scaffold, fArcCen1 scaffold_30_ctg1, whole genome shotgun sequence genome and encodes:
- the purg gene encoding purine-rich element-binding protein gamma, which encodes MMADGCCKGMERGRGKIASDSLPRHAFPQQYVQTWSQQQGNDIQELASKRVDIQKKRFYLDVKQSVRGRFLKIAEVWIGRGRHDNIRKSKLTLSMSMAPALRYCLGDFIDYYARIGLRGGLAPPQVDEHSNNGQGRGNDSRKRAQEQHTTLSPTGSAVSDDHAHRVLKSEFIERDNRKYFLDLKENQRGRFLRIRQTVSKGHGTMGYYGQGIEQTIVLPAQGLIEFRDALSQLIEDYGDEESDDRGRAGSRNRNDNPELPEAASFRVDNKRFYFDVGSNRYGIFLKISEVRQPYRNTITVPLKAWARFGENFIRYEEEMRRIFSCHKEKRTDGRQDSEEQED